The window GAGACGGCGGCCAGGGCGGCGAACGCTACCAGGGCGATCGCGGCCGCAGCGGCCCACCGGCGGCCGGAAACTTCGGATGTGAATGTCCACATGGGAATCAACACGCCTCGCGCGCTTTTAATGGTAGCGCACGCGCCCCCGGGCGTCCCCGAACCCGTAAGATGCCGTCCCGCCCCCGCCCCCCGCATGGAATGCCCCGCGTGCGGCCGCGACACCGGTCTGAACCCCTTCTCCATATGCCAGCTCTGCGGGAACGCCCTCCGGCGGCCCGAAGGATCAGGGAGAGGTCAGAACCAAGGATAGGCGCTGCGAGAAACGATAAATAATCCCGGGATTGCAGAGCGCTTAAGAAGAACGCCCCTGCCTGAAAAACAATATGGCCATATTTCTGCCATTGATTATATCGGCGAAATGCATCCGGAAATCGATGGCGGAAAGAATTCATGCGGCAAGATTCGTGGCCAAAGGAGTGACGGTGAGAATCGTCCAATTCGATTCGGGCGGTCTCAAATGCCCGATCCCAGATACGCCGAGAATCAAAGGGATGGCAGGCAGATGGGGGCCCACGGAACTTGGGGATTCCGACGTCACAATCAAAGCTATCTATAGGCCGGCCAGAATCCGTTTCCTCCAATGCGATGGCTCGGAATCCGAAGCGAATGCAGGCGGCCCGTATCCAATACCTATGCCGATCCGCGGATTCGAGGGGAAATGGGAGCCATTCGCGGTAGGATACAAAGACGTAACAGTGCGTGCTATTTACAGAGGCCCAAGCCACACAATAGTTTTGTTTGCCGATGGTAAGCGCTTCGCGACGGTGGGATGCCCTTCCGGAGAGTTTCCCAAGCTTCCCCAGCCACCCAGAAAGAAGGGATTCAAAGCAAGATGGCCGGCCTTCGATCCGACCCCTCGCAACATCAGGATTGAGGCCGTTTACGAGCCTATCTCTATCGTATGCCACACCGGCATAGGAAAAAGCATCGCAATAAAGTATGACCAAAATGGCTTCAGCCTTCCGCCAGTCCCCAAGAAACCCGGTTTCACAGGAAAATGGGAGGATTATTATCTCGGGACGTCAGACATCGACCTGAAACCGGTCTATATAAAAGCGGCTTCCAGCGTATCGGCACCGCAAGAATCGGCTGGAATAATCAGGGAGAACGTAAGGAAGGCGTTGGATGATCTCTATTTCGTATCCAAAATGTGGAGCTCCATTGAAGAGGAGCCGGCCGAAAAGGCGCCGAATCCCACATATGATATAAATTTGACGCACGATACGGAAGAAGAAACGGGTTGGGCCAGCTTCGCGGGAAAGCTGTCCCCGTTCCAGAAGGAATACCTGGCATCGCTGGCGGAAGGCTCCGATCCCAGCGCTGTGCTCAAAAAGCACGGGCAAATGAGGATGGCCGCGGAAGCCGAGCTGAACGCCCTGGCGGAATCGCTGCTGGGAGATCCGATAATAGACGGGGGAGAATTGGACCCGGACTATATCGGCGAGATTCTGGAGGTTGTGAAGGATGGGAACTAAAGTAGGGAAAAAATCAGCGACAACGATCGTCAAGGCCCTTTCATCCGGGGTGGTGCCGCCCAGAGGCGCCGAACAGATTGCCGTCGGAAGGCGCAACGAAATATGCGCTTTTGACAGAGACCTTGAAGACGCCGCGGAAGGCATCGGCGCATTCAGATTCATAATAGGGGAATACGGCTCCGGGAAGACCTTCTTGTCCCAGCTGATACGCACCCACTCGGCCGATATGGGCTTCATCGTCATGAACGCCGATCTGACCCCGTCCAGCAGACTGAAGGGAAGCAACGGCGAAGGGATCATGCTCTATCGCAAGCTGATATCCAGCGCGACAATGAAAGGCATGATGGACGGAGGGGCGATAGAAGCTCTGATTCAGACCTGGCTGTCCGGCGTCGAAACCAGAGCCTCGGAAAGGACCGGGATGCCTGTCCAAAATCTCCAGATAAGGGATGTGGAAACCCAGATCGGCTTGGAAACAGAGAAAATATCGATGCCGTTCTCCGCCGATTTCTTTAGAGTAATAATAAAGTATTATGTACGCAGCCGGGCGGATCGCGATGTGACGGATCAGCTCCGCTGGCTGGGCGGAGAATGCAATTCTCTCAAGGAATCCAAGGACAAGCTTGACATCGGATCCTGCGTCAAAGATGAGAACTGGTACATGTTCATCCGCCTATGGTCGGAATTCGCGGTGATGGCCGGATTCAAAGGCCTGGTTTTGATAATGGATCAGGCAGATGTGCTCTTGAAAACGGCGAATTCGGCCAGGAACGCCAATTATGAAATGATATTGGCGATGTACAACGATATCGCACAGGGGTATTCGCGCCATATGGCGGCATATATGTGCGGAACGCCCGAATTCCTCGAGAATCCGGTCACTGGGCTGTATAGCTATGGGGCGCTGAGAACCAGACTGGAGGAGAGCCGCTTCGAAAAGGGTCTGGACATCAATTCGGGGCCGGTGGTGAGGACAAAGCCGCTGACCGT of the Candidatus Methanomethylophilaceae archaeon genome contains:
- a CDS encoding DUF2791 family P-loop domain-containing protein codes for the protein MGTKVGKKSATTIVKALSSGVVPPRGAEQIAVGRRNEICAFDRDLEDAAEGIGAFRFIIGEYGSGKTFLSQLIRTHSADMGFIVMNADLTPSSRLKGSNGEGIMLYRKLISSATMKGMMDGGAIEALIQTWLSGVETRASERTGMPVQNLQIRDVETQIGLETEKISMPFSADFFRVIIKYYVRSRADRDVTDQLRWLGGECNSLKESKDKLDIGSCVKDENWYMFIRLWSEFAVMAGFKGLVLIMDQADVLLKTANSARNANYEMILAMYNDIAQGYSRHMAAYMCGTPEFLENPVTGLYSYGALRTRLEESRFEKGLDINSGPVVRTKPLTVEEQEALLLRILELHQIANEYESEITPEMVERYMLSVRSNSESVSPRILSRDFIALLNVLRAYPDKNFDGLLEGRSVETDTGQEFI